A part of Paenibacillus donghaensis genomic DNA contains:
- a CDS encoding response regulator transcription factor, protein MNNKILLLEDDISLVDGLKYSLKRNGFEVDIVRTKKETISLLPKINTYDLLIFDVTLPDGTGFEICEKVRKQGNQIPIIFLTASDEEVNVIRGLDSGGDDYVTKPFKLGELCSRIRALLRRTSVLNQNNHAVIECGDVSIDFLGSRVQLKGRTLDLTSVEYRLICLLIRNANRVTTRNNILNELWDSSGDFVDDNTLSVYVRRLREKIEVDPSHPEHLITIRGFGYQWNEVSV, encoded by the coding sequence ATGAATAACAAAATTTTACTTTTAGAAGATGATATTAGCTTAGTGGATGGATTGAAGTACTCTTTAAAACGTAACGGTTTTGAAGTTGATATCGTCCGTACCAAAAAAGAAACTATAAGCCTCCTGCCCAAGATCAATACATATGATTTATTGATTTTTGATGTAACTTTACCGGACGGAACAGGCTTTGAAATTTGTGAAAAAGTGCGGAAACAAGGAAATCAGATTCCTATTATATTTCTAACCGCCTCTGATGAAGAAGTGAATGTCATTCGGGGTCTGGACAGTGGCGGGGATGATTATGTAACAAAGCCGTTTAAGCTAGGTGAATTATGTTCCCGAATTCGGGCTTTATTGCGTCGAACCAGCGTATTAAACCAAAATAATCATGCTGTTATCGAGTGTGGCGATGTTTCAATCGATTTTTTGGGAAGCCGTGTTCAGTTGAAAGGAAGAACTCTGGATTTAACAAGTGTAGAATACCGTCTGATATGCTTGTTAATAAGAAATGCTAACAGGGTAACAACTCGCAACAATATTTTGAATGAGCTATGGGACAGTTCAGGAGACTTTGTGGACGATAATACGCTTTCCGTTTATGTACGGCGGCTTCGTGAAAAAATTGAGGTTGATCCATCTCACCCTGAGCATTTAATAACGATTCGTGGATTCGGCTATCAATGGAACGAGGTATCTGTATGA
- a CDS encoding ABC transporter ATP-binding protein produces MEILKVQHISKTYGKGENQVNALKDVSFILEQGEFAAVIGESGSGKSTLLNCIGALDTPTSGNIYMDGKDLFLMKEEQRTIFRRRNIGFVFQSFQLVAELTVEQNIMFPILLDYRKPEQSAVNEILEVLGLKERRHHLPSQLSGGQQQRVAIGRALITRPKLILADEPTGNLDSKNSQDVIDLLVKASRHYQQTILMITHNNNLTNSVDRVLRVSDGVLTDLGGKENEKLS; encoded by the coding sequence ATGGAAATTTTAAAAGTACAGCATATATCTAAAACCTACGGCAAAGGTGAAAATCAGGTGAATGCCTTAAAGGATGTTTCCTTTATATTAGAGCAGGGGGAGTTTGCGGCTGTAATCGGTGAATCCGGGTCAGGTAAAAGTACATTGTTAAATTGTATCGGAGCCTTGGATACTCCTACCTCAGGAAATATCTATATGGATGGCAAAGATTTGTTTTTGATGAAAGAGGAACAGCGCACCATTTTCAGGCGGCGCAATATCGGCTTTGTGTTTCAGTCTTTTCAGCTTGTTGCAGAATTGACTGTGGAGCAAAATATTATGTTTCCGATTCTTCTGGATTACCGCAAGCCGGAGCAATCGGCAGTGAATGAGATTTTAGAAGTTTTAGGACTGAAAGAACGCCGTCATCACTTGCCAAGCCAATTATCCGGCGGACAGCAGCAGCGTGTTGCAATTGGACGGGCGCTGATTACAAGACCCAAATTGATTCTTGCTGATGAACCAACCGGAAATCTGGACAGCAAAAACAGTCAGGATGTGATTGATTTACTGGTTAAGGCATCACGCCACTACCAACAGACAATTCTAATGATTACACATAACAATAATCTGACTAATTCAGTAGACCGTGTACTGCGTGTTTCAGATGGTGTGCTGACGGATCTGGGAGGGAAAGAGAATGAAAAGTTATCTTGA
- a CDS encoding ABC transporter ATP-binding protein — MNSIITGKNIVKTFGKGKEQVKALNGVNVEIAKGEFVAVMGPSGSGKSTLLFALSGMDEITGGAVKFGDTELSKLRENALADVRRTKMGFVFQQPTMLKNLNLLDNIILPAAHEGKKDTAKLTQKAKALMKKIGIAGLESRDTTEVSGGQLQRAGICRALMNAPEILFADEPTGALNSKSAEEIMGLLVDINKEGTAILLVTHDAKVAARADRVLFTKDGNIVSELPLQKFSGRDMEARGEKVLAGMAAVGI; from the coding sequence ATGAATAGCATCATTACAGGTAAAAATATCGTGAAAACCTTTGGCAAGGGTAAGGAGCAGGTCAAGGCGCTGAACGGAGTAAACGTGGAAATAGCAAAAGGCGAGTTTGTTGCCGTGATGGGGCCGTCCGGTTCGGGGAAATCCACACTGCTGTTCGCGCTCAGTGGCATGGACGAGATTACAGGAGGGGCGGTGAAATTTGGCGATACCGAACTATCTAAACTCCGCGAAAACGCGCTTGCGGATGTTCGCCGGACAAAAATGGGCTTTGTCTTTCAGCAGCCCACTATGCTGAAAAACTTGAATCTTTTGGATAATATCATCCTCCCCGCCGCGCATGAGGGCAAAAAGGATACAGCGAAACTCACGCAAAAGGCGAAAGCCCTGATGAAGAAAATAGGGATTGCCGGGCTTGAAAGCAGGGATACTACGGAGGTTTCGGGCGGCCAGCTCCAGCGGGCCGGCATCTGCCGCGCCCTGATGAATGCGCCGGAGATTCTCTTTGCCGACGAGCCGACCGGCGCGCTCAACTCAAAGTCGGCGGAGGAAATCATGGGGCTGCTGGTGGACATCAACAAAGAGGGCACAGCCATATTGCTTGTGACCCACGACGCGAAAGTCGCGGCCAGGGCTGACAGGGTTCTGTTTACGAAGGATGGGAATATCGTTTCCGAACTGCCGCTACAAAAGTTCAGCGGCAGGGATATGGAGGCGAGAGGGGAAAAGGTACTCGCTGGGATGGCGGCTGTGGGTATTTAG
- a CDS encoding sensor histidine kinase, with product MNLFRDKQIKFFIIFLFSFSLLIFLSSMGLNAVQEKAIQNLFLSHDKAIVTSLLEQGISKDVIAKAVTNTVSSQEGTALLVSIGITEHTSIRFLPFIAEFQRISGYFMLPVGAFLSILLFGGTFIFLWKREQLYQRAAKVITRFTEGDFSCRMPQMSEGTIYRLFASLDQLATILQSKNEAGQKAKKFLKNTISDISHQLKTPLAALTMYHEIISDEPDHIKTVIEYSEKTGLALKRMQQLIQAMLKITRLDAGSIVFEKESCRISELVLQAIGELTTRASSEGKEIIIDESSEETIICDKQWTSEAIGNIVKNALDHTDSGGEIHISWNRTPAMLRILISDNGSGIPPEDLHHIFKRFYRSKKSLDTQGVGLGLSLTKSIVEGQGGIISVQSTLHEGTTFILSFLTES from the coding sequence ATGAACCTTTTTCGTGACAAACAAATAAAATTTTTTATTATCTTTCTTTTTTCTTTTTCTTTGCTGATTTTTCTTTCCAGCATGGGATTAAACGCAGTACAGGAAAAGGCCATACAGAATTTATTCTTATCACATGATAAAGCTATTGTAACTTCTCTTTTAGAACAGGGCATTTCGAAAGATGTGATTGCCAAGGCAGTTACAAATACCGTCAGTAGCCAAGAGGGAACGGCTTTGCTTGTTAGTATTGGTATAACAGAACATACCTCTATAAGATTTTTACCCTTTATTGCTGAGTTTCAGCGGATATCAGGGTATTTCATGCTGCCTGTAGGAGCGTTTCTATCAATATTGCTTTTTGGTGGGACATTTATTTTCTTATGGAAAAGGGAGCAGCTTTATCAGCGAGCGGCAAAGGTGATTACCCGCTTTACTGAGGGAGATTTTTCTTGCCGCATGCCTCAAATGAGTGAGGGGACGATCTACCGTCTCTTTGCTTCTTTAGACCAACTTGCTACGATATTACAGTCGAAAAATGAAGCTGGGCAGAAAGCGAAAAAGTTTTTGAAAAATACAATTTCAGATATATCGCATCAGCTGAAAACACCACTTGCCGCTCTTACCATGTATCACGAAATCATTTCCGATGAACCCGATCATATTAAAACTGTCATAGAGTATTCTGAAAAGACAGGGTTGGCGCTAAAGCGTATGCAACAGCTTATTCAAGCCATGCTGAAAATTACCCGCTTAGACGCCGGCAGCATTGTCTTTGAAAAGGAAAGCTGTCGTATATCAGAATTGGTTTTACAGGCTATCGGTGAATTAACAACACGGGCATCCAGTGAGGGAAAAGAAATCATAATAGACGAATCCTCGGAAGAAACGATCATTTGTGATAAGCAATGGACGAGCGAAGCGATTGGGAATATCGTGAAAAACGCTTTGGATCATACGGATTCTGGAGGAGAAATCCATATTTCTTGGAACCGAACCCCTGCTATGCTCCGCATATTGATATCCGATAATGGTTCGGGAATTCCTCCGGAGGATTTACATCATATCTTCAAGCGCTTTTACCGCAGTAAAAAATCTTTGGACACGCAGGGAGTTGGATTAGGGCTGTCACTGACAAAATCCATTGTTGAGGGACAGGGCGGCATTATCTCTGTTCAAAGCACTTTGCATGAGGGAACTACTTTTATCCTTTCTTTCCTTACGGAATCGTAA
- a CDS encoding glycerophosphodiester phosphodiesterase family protein, giving the protein MFFHKLPFLYPFPNKIYSLNKTSASAESVVEFVKDKHFITVAMPVSRAFFNSNLIPTLNKLGVKSYVYTVNSRPVMQLLYNFGVHGFYTDREESPEE; this is encoded by the coding sequence ATGTTTTTCCATAAGCTACCCTTCCTCTACCCCTTTCCTAATAAGATTTATTCACTCAATAAAACTAGCGCCTCCGCAGAAAGTGTTGTAGAGTTTGTGAAAGACAAACATTTCATAACTGTCGCCATGCCTGTTTCTCGCGCGTTTTTCAACTCCAATTTAATTCCAACACTAAATAAACTCGGTGTAAAAAGCTATGTTTACACCGTCAACAGCAGACCGGTTATGCAACTTCTGTACAACTTTGGGGTGCATGGGTTTTACACTGATCGGGAAGAATCACCGGAGGAGTAG
- a CDS encoding HAMP domain-containing sensor histidine kinase produces MKKKRSFKRVIMRRFIGYTIGIALTLLVLEFLFSLFTLNNGMNFSELASSPLAEGTETLQITLSVIWNLITVAIYFIGIVLFGRGINRKIMEPVQKMEEGFKEVTAGHLDTTLDFETETEFGEMRDAFNFMARKLKDSEEKRMTMENERMRIFSHIAHDLKTPMTTISGYAQALASGMVEEPDKQREYHLAIKAKSGQMNQLIDQLLSYSKLGTPQYRMNFAKVDLVELLRVSCATLFGEIESKQMKLELRLPDKPVFYMADSLETNRAIGNLLTNAIRHNPVGSLLSVGLTDEPGCIEIQIADNGAAIPEAIAGNLFEPFVSGSDSRSTSSGTGLGLAIVKKVMEQHSGEVFVLDAPSPYTKMFVLSFPKVSGQRKAEG; encoded by the coding sequence ATGAAGAAAAAGCGTAGTTTCAAAAGAGTCATCATGCGCAGATTCATAGGCTATACCATCGGAATTGCACTGACGCTTCTGGTATTGGAGTTTTTATTCAGTCTGTTTACATTGAATAACGGGATGAACTTCTCGGAACTGGCGTCTTCCCCTCTGGCCGAGGGGACGGAAACCCTTCAAATCACGCTTTCAGTTATCTGGAATCTTATCACAGTTGCGATATATTTTATAGGGATTGTCCTTTTTGGGCGCGGAATCAACAGGAAAATCATGGAGCCTGTACAGAAAATGGAAGAAGGTTTCAAGGAGGTTACGGCCGGTCATTTGGACACTACGCTGGACTTTGAAACAGAAACGGAATTTGGGGAAATGCGGGATGCTTTCAATTTTATGGCACGAAAGCTGAAAGACTCCGAAGAAAAGCGAATGACAATGGAAAATGAGAGGATGCGGATTTTCTCGCACATTGCCCATGACTTGAAAACCCCCATGACAACGATTTCCGGATACGCGCAAGCCTTGGCAAGCGGTATGGTGGAGGAGCCGGACAAACAGCGGGAATACCATCTGGCGATTAAAGCGAAATCCGGGCAGATGAACCAATTGATTGACCAGTTGCTTTCCTATTCCAAGCTGGGTACGCCGCAATACCGGATGAATTTTGCGAAGGTTGACCTTGTAGAGCTGCTTCGCGTATCTTGCGCCACTTTGTTTGGTGAAATCGAAAGCAAGCAGATGAAATTGGAGCTGCGGTTGCCGGACAAGCCAGTATTTTACATGGCGGATTCGTTGGAAACCAACCGTGCTATTGGCAATCTGCTGACAAACGCAATCCGCCATAACCCGGTGGGCAGCCTATTGTCCGTGGGGCTGACGGATGAACCCGGCTGTATTGAGATACAAATTGCCGATAACGGAGCGGCTATCCCGGAGGCCATCGCCGGGAATCTGTTCGAGCCTTTTGTTTCCGGCAGTGATTCAAGAAGTACCAGCAGTGGAACAGGACTTGGGCTTGCCATTGTGAAAAAGGTGATGGAACAGCATTCCGGCGAGGTTTTCGTATTGGACGCACCCTCTCCTTATACAAAGATGTTTGTCCTGAGTTTTCCAAAAGTTTCAGGACAGAGAAAGGCGGAGGGATGA
- a CDS encoding response regulator transcription factor gives MNKTILIVDDEKEIRELLRLYIEKDGYSVIQAENGLEALKQAAFARIDLAVIDIMMPELDGYQLIKGLRERSNLPIIIVSAKTENHEKILGLDLGADDYVTKPFDPLEVTARIKAQLRRYDGGAADSEAALLTAGELCMDVSACTLSFGSGTIPLTATEFNMMKLFMQSPGRVYTKQQIYEAAWQEAAIVDDNTVMVAISKLRGKLPGDGAVSIGTVRGLGYRLEVRI, from the coding sequence ATGAACAAAACTATTCTGATTGTAGATGACGAGAAGGAAATTCGTGAGCTTCTGCGGTTATATATAGAAAAGGACGGCTATTCCGTGATACAGGCTGAAAATGGATTGGAGGCGCTTAAACAGGCTGCGTTCGCACGGATTGATTTGGCTGTCATCGACATTATGATGCCGGAGCTTGACGGCTATCAGCTTATCAAAGGTTTGAGAGAACGCAGCAATCTTCCCATTATAATAGTGAGCGCTAAAACGGAAAATCATGAGAAAATATTGGGGCTTGACCTTGGTGCGGACGATTATGTTACAAAGCCTTTTGACCCTTTGGAGGTCACAGCCCGAATCAAAGCTCAATTACGCCGCTATGACGGAGGTGCGGCGGATTCCGAAGCGGCTTTACTGACGGCAGGCGAACTGTGTATGGATGTTTCCGCTTGCACACTTAGCTTTGGCAGCGGGACAATTCCTCTTACCGCCACGGAATTTAACATGATGAAGCTGTTTATGCAAAGTCCCGGACGCGTATACACCAAACAGCAGATTTATGAAGCTGCATGGCAGGAGGCAGCCATCGTGGACGACAATACGGTGATGGTCGCCATCAGCAAGCTGCGCGGCAAACTTCCTGGTGACGGTGCGGTATCCATCGGAACCGTCCGGGGATTAGGGTATCGTCTGGAGGTGCGTATATGA
- a CDS encoding ABC transporter permease, whose translation MKSYLDLVPISAKVHKRQNRMSVFCIVLAVFLVTAIFGMADMFIRSQIMQVRIEDGNWHVMVRNINEEQANLISARPEVAASSWYGVLNFRGDQGYTVSGKNVVVFGSEESFVTEMQTDEIQDGTFPQKDNEAMITENAKTMLGLQIGDVISVNAPDGASYRFTISGFIKNASKTMKEDSYAVCLTTKAFRSLYPGVTNGKPADYNSVFYVQFSTHSNIRNTIADMKSQFGLSDEQVSENTKLLGLLGQSGNSFMMQIYSSAAVLFLLVLLAGIMMIASSLNSNVAQRTEFFGMMRCIGATPKQVMRFVRKEALGWCKFAIPLGISTGAVVIWILCALLRFLSPEYFAEMPAFGISLPSIVAGICVGILTVLLAARSPAKRAANVSPLAAVSGNANSLQPVRKAANTTFIKIDTALGFHHAKASKKNFVLMAGSFSLSIILFLAFSVTIDFMHHTLTPLKPWTPDLSIISTDNTGSISNTLLEKFQENPAIKRAYGRMFAYDVPVTVNGEEKKVDLISYEKNQFEWAKDYLLEGSLDTVQNENNTGLIVFEQQNTVKVGDTVTLHTENHSANIKIVGSLSSSPFNNAPDVGTIICSENAFRQLTGQTDYTIIDLQLSKNATEADIDEIHKLVGTEVIFSDERSGNRSVIGTYYSFGLFIYGFMALIALITIFNIVNSLAMSVSSRMKQYGAFRAIGLSNRQLIKMIIAEASTYAITGSICGSVVGLMLNKFLYARLVTFHWGEQWSIPFAEISIIIAIVLFSVVLAVRGPVKRIREMSIVDTISAK comes from the coding sequence ATGAAAAGTTATCTTGACCTTGTTCCCATCTCAGCCAAAGTCCATAAAAGGCAGAACAGAATGTCTGTATTCTGCATTGTTTTAGCGGTGTTTTTAGTCACAGCTATTTTTGGTATGGCAGACATGTTTATACGCAGCCAAATTATGCAGGTCCGTATAGAGGACGGTAATTGGCATGTAATGGTTCGAAACATAAACGAAGAACAAGCAAACCTAATTTCTGCACGGCCGGAAGTAGCTGCATCTTCTTGGTATGGTGTCCTCAACTTCAGGGGAGATCAGGGCTATACTGTATCGGGAAAAAACGTGGTCGTTTTTGGAAGCGAAGAAAGCTTTGTAACAGAAATGCAAACGGATGAAATTCAGGATGGAACATTTCCCCAAAAGGACAATGAGGCCATGATAACAGAAAATGCAAAGACGATGCTTGGATTGCAAATCGGAGATGTCATTTCAGTCAATGCGCCTGATGGAGCAAGTTATAGATTTACGATCTCCGGCTTTATAAAAAATGCATCTAAAACAATGAAAGAAGATTCCTATGCGGTTTGCTTGACTACCAAGGCGTTTCGTTCCCTGTATCCCGGAGTCACGAATGGTAAACCAGCCGATTATAACAGTGTCTTTTATGTGCAGTTTTCTACTCATAGCAATATACGCAATACGATTGCCGATATGAAGTCTCAGTTTGGACTTTCAGACGAACAGGTTTCGGAAAACACGAAACTGCTGGGCTTACTTGGTCAAAGCGGGAATTCTTTTATGATGCAAATCTATAGCTCCGCTGCTGTTTTGTTTTTATTAGTTTTACTGGCAGGCATTATGATGATTGCAAGCAGTCTCAACAGCAATGTCGCACAGCGTACAGAATTTTTTGGAATGATGCGCTGTATCGGTGCGACACCAAAGCAGGTGATGCGATTCGTCCGCAAGGAAGCCCTCGGCTGGTGTAAATTCGCAATTCCGCTTGGCATTTCAACAGGAGCCGTTGTCATTTGGATCTTGTGCGCCTTACTTCGTTTTCTCAGTCCGGAATATTTTGCCGAGATGCCAGCCTTTGGCATAAGCTTACCAAGTATCGTGGCCGGTATCTGTGTAGGCATCCTGACGGTTCTTCTGGCTGCTCGTTCCCCAGCAAAAAGAGCAGCCAACGTTTCCCCGTTAGCAGCTGTATCAGGGAATGCAAATTCTTTACAGCCTGTGCGCAAAGCCGCTAATACTACATTTATTAAAATTGATACCGCCCTTGGTTTCCATCATGCAAAAGCAAGCAAAAAGAATTTTGTTTTGATGGCAGGTTCCTTTTCCCTGAGTATCATTCTTTTTCTCGCCTTTTCAGTCACGATTGACTTTATGCACCATACACTTACACCGTTGAAGCCGTGGACACCGGATTTATCTATTATCAGCACTGACAATACCGGTTCGATCAGCAACACCTTGTTAGAAAAATTCCAGGAAAATCCGGCGATCAAACGAGCATACGGACGAATGTTTGCCTATGACGTGCCAGTTACGGTGAACGGGGAAGAAAAAAAGGTTGATCTGATTTCATATGAAAAGAACCAATTTGAGTGGGCAAAGGACTATTTGCTGGAGGGTTCTTTGGATACCGTTCAAAACGAGAACAATACCGGACTGATTGTTTTTGAACAGCAGAACACCGTAAAAGTTGGAGATACGGTGACGTTACACACAGAAAATCATTCTGCGAATATAAAAATTGTGGGCTCGCTTTCTTCCAGTCCTTTTAACAATGCCCCTGATGTTGGAACGATTATCTGTTCTGAGAACGCTTTTCGGCAGCTGACCGGCCAAACGGATTATACGATTATAGACTTGCAGTTGTCTAAGAACGCGACGGAAGCTGACATCGATGAAATTCATAAATTAGTTGGTACAGAGGTTATCTTCTCTGATGAACGCTCAGGCAATCGCAGCGTAATAGGCACTTATTACTCCTTTGGATTGTTTATCTATGGGTTTATGGCTTTGATTGCTTTGATTACCATATTCAATATCGTAAACAGTCTTGCAATGAGCGTTTCGTCTCGCATGAAACAATATGGCGCATTTCGTGCCATCGGTCTAAGTAATCGGCAGCTAATAAAAATGATTATTGCTGAGGCTTCAACCTATGCAATCACAGGAAGTATCTGCGGCAGCGTTGTCGGGTTAATGCTGAATAAGTTTCTGTACGCAAGGCTGGTAACCTTTCATTGGGGCGAACAATGGAGTATTCCATTTGCAGAAATTTCCATCATAATAGCAATCGTCCTTTTCTCCGTTGTCTTAGCTGTACGAGGCCCAGTAAAACGTATCCGCGAGATGTCTATTGTAGATACCATCAGCGCAAAATAA
- a CDS encoding ABC transporter permease: MYQKMIKNDIRKSKLITTTIMAFILVAAMLTALAASLTVNLFGAIDNMLLSAKSLHFMQMHTGDVDMEQLRSFADANDSVEDYQVLEFLNIEGADIVIGDDSLAGSIQDNGLSVQGEKFDFLLNLNGEVIHPADGEIYVPIYYMQEGNAALGDTVTIHGISFTVAGFLRDSIMNAAMVSSKRFLVSQADFERVREFGQLENLIEFRLAEDVSFPAFEAAYQGAGLPANGPPAITYTQVKMINGITDGIMIAVLVLIGVLVIIVAFLCIRFTLLAKIEEDYKEIGVLKAVGMRVSQIKKLYLAKYGAIAGAACALGFLASLPLQMPFMQNIRLNMGESGSPLPGLLCGLLGATVICGVVMLYVNGVLRRFRKISAAQAVRFGASQEKSRSARIFRLSNNRLFSRNIFLGIKDVLSRKKLYVTMLMVLVISSFIMIVPQNISSTISAESFITYMGMGISDVNIGVMRTQVEDVLGKAAEVADVLAEDKNVEKYALFTGMMLDRKADDGTMEKLRVTFGDYSAFPITYSKGRAPQSESELALSVLNAKDLEKTVGDEIILIVDGAEKHLTVSGIYSDVTNGGRTSQAIFEANNEDVLSVGIAVTFRDRQSVKAAISQYREQFPFAKVTGIDESIRQMLGSMRDAIKMASAVAIGATVLLTLLVTVLFMKMLVAKDRYPIAILKSMGFTGADIRRQYITRSITVLALGVIIGTILANTLGELVGVAIVSSFGATTFHFAVNPWFVYLVSPLLITGCVVAATMLGVSGIQALKISEHIKEA, from the coding sequence ATGTATCAAAAAATGATCAAAAACGATATACGCAAAAGTAAGCTGATTACCACGACGATTATGGCGTTTATCCTCGTTGCCGCCATGCTGACCGCTTTGGCCGCATCGCTGACAGTAAACCTGTTCGGCGCTATCGACAATATGCTTCTTTCGGCAAAGTCGCTCCATTTCATGCAGATGCACACAGGCGACGTAGATATGGAACAGTTGCGGAGCTTCGCGGACGCTAATGACAGCGTAGAGGATTATCAGGTGTTGGAGTTCCTCAACATCGAGGGCGCGGACATTGTCATCGGGGACGATTCCCTTGCCGGAAGCATACAGGACAACGGCCTTTCGGTGCAGGGCGAGAAATTCGACTTCCTGCTTAACTTAAACGGCGAAGTCATCCATCCCGCCGACGGCGAAATCTATGTCCCCATCTATTACATGCAGGAAGGAAACGCGGCACTTGGCGATACGGTGACAATCCACGGCATTTCCTTTACCGTCGCGGGGTTTTTACGGGATTCTATCATGAACGCGGCGATGGTAAGCTCCAAGCGGTTCCTTGTGAGCCAAGCGGATTTTGAAAGAGTCCGTGAATTCGGACAGTTAGAAAACCTTATTGAGTTCCGGCTGGCAGAGGACGTTTCCTTCCCGGCTTTCGAGGCAGCCTATCAGGGCGCGGGGCTTCCGGCAAACGGCCCGCCCGCTATCACTTACACTCAAGTGAAGATGATAAACGGCATTACAGACGGCATCATGATTGCCGTGCTGGTGTTGATAGGCGTCCTTGTCATCATCGTGGCGTTTTTGTGCATCCGCTTTACGCTACTGGCTAAAATCGAAGAGGATTATAAGGAAATTGGCGTACTGAAGGCCGTTGGGATGCGGGTATCGCAGATTAAAAAGCTCTACCTTGCGAAATACGGCGCAATCGCGGGGGCGGCCTGCGCGCTGGGCTTTCTGGCCTCCCTGCCGCTCCAAATGCCTTTCATGCAAAACATCCGCCTGAACATGGGCGAAAGCGGCAGCCCGTTACCCGGCTTGCTCTGCGGGCTTTTGGGGGCGACGGTAATCTGCGGGGTTGTCATGCTGTATGTGAACGGCGTGTTGCGGCGCTTCCGTAAGATATCCGCGGCGCAGGCGGTGCGGTTCGGCGCGTCGCAGGAGAAATCGAGATCGGCCAGAATCTTCCGGCTGAGTAATAACAGGCTCTTTTCCCGGAATATCTTTCTTGGAATCAAGGATGTTCTTTCCCGGAAAAAGCTGTATGTCACCATGCTGATGGTGCTGGTCATTTCCTCATTCATTATGATTGTGCCGCAAAATATCAGCAGCACCATTTCTGCGGAAAGCTTCATCACCTACATGGGCATGGGAATTTCCGACGTTAATATCGGGGTGATGCGGACACAGGTGGAGGACGTTCTGGGGAAGGCGGCGGAAGTTGCTGATGTGCTGGCGGAGGATAAGAATGTTGAAAAGTATGCTTTGTTCACCGGCATGATGTTAGATCGCAAAGCGGACGACGGAACGATGGAGAAGCTGCGGGTGACATTTGGTGACTATTCCGCCTTTCCTATCACCTACTCCAAGGGCCGTGCGCCGCAATCGGAATCGGAACTCGCTCTCTCCGTACTCAATGCCAAAGACCTTGAAAAAACCGTTGGGGATGAAATCATTTTAATCGTTGACGGTGCGGAAAAGCACCTGACTGTCAGTGGGATTTACTCTGATGTCACCAACGGCGGCCGAACGTCGCAAGCCATTTTTGAGGCAAATAACGAAGATGTTTTGAGCGTCGGTATTGCGGTCACGTTCCGTGACCGCCAGAGTGTAAAGGCGGCAATATCACAGTACAGGGAACAGTTCCCCTTCGCCAAAGTTACCGGCATCGACGAAAGCATCAGGCAGATGCTCGGCTCTATGCGGGACGCCATCAAAATGGCTTCCGCTGTCGCTATCGGGGCAACCGTCCTGCTCACACTACTGGTCACGGTGCTGTTTATGAAAATGCTGGTGGCGAAAGACCGTTATCCTATCGCTATACTGAAATCAATGGGCTTCACCGGTGCGGATATTCGCAGGCAGTATATTACGCGCTCTATCACCGTGCTGGCACTGGGCGTAATCATCGGCACAATTCTGGCAAACACGCTGGGAGAGCTTGTCGGCGTGGCAATCGTTTCTTCCTTTGGTGCAACAACCTTCCATTTTGCGGTAAACCCGTGGTTTGTCTACCTCGTTTCGCCTCTGCTGATTACGGGTTGCGTTGTCGCCGCTACCATGCTGGGCGTTTCCGGCATCCAGGCATTAAAAATTTCCGAACATATTAAGGAGGCTTAA